The Microbacterium limosum genome contains a region encoding:
- a CDS encoding PrpF domain-containing protein: MAADASREGIPCMLMRGGTSKGAYFVSSDVPAERDARNDLMMRVMGTPDPAQIDGVGGAHPLTSKVAIVSTSEQDGADVDYLFLQVGVDEPVVSDSQTCGNLLAGVGPFAIERGLVRAEDPVTTVRIRLLNTDDIASARISTPGGVVDYDGDLAIDGVPGTAGAIELSVTRSAPLFPTGAVRDEVAGHRVSIVDNGMPTVLMDAAEFGITGSESPAELEENAALRAEVERVRMGAAALLGIADAAGQTVPKMFLLSAPAAGGAIRTRAFIPHRVHTSIGVLMAASVAAGIRVPGAVGHSLAALGPGDETLIEHPGGTFAARVIVTQDEDGVWRGSSASERTARKLFDGRVFPRPRR, encoded by the coding sequence ATGGCCGCTGACGCGAGCCGCGAGGGGATCCCCTGCATGCTCATGCGCGGCGGGACCTCCAAGGGCGCCTACTTCGTGTCATCCGACGTGCCCGCCGAGCGCGACGCACGCAACGACCTGATGATGCGCGTCATGGGCACGCCGGATCCGGCGCAGATCGACGGCGTGGGCGGGGCGCACCCCCTCACCTCGAAGGTCGCGATCGTCTCGACGTCGGAGCAGGACGGCGCCGACGTGGACTATCTCTTCCTCCAGGTGGGGGTCGACGAGCCCGTCGTCAGCGATTCGCAGACCTGCGGCAACCTGCTCGCCGGCGTCGGCCCCTTCGCGATCGAGCGCGGACTCGTGAGGGCCGAGGACCCGGTCACGACCGTCCGCATCCGCCTGCTCAACACCGACGACATCGCCTCCGCTCGGATATCCACCCCGGGGGGCGTCGTCGATTACGACGGCGATCTCGCGATCGACGGTGTGCCGGGGACGGCCGGCGCGATCGAGCTCTCGGTGACCCGGTCCGCACCCCTGTTCCCGACCGGCGCCGTGCGCGACGAGGTCGCCGGCCACCGCGTCTCCATCGTCGACAACGGGATGCCGACGGTGCTGATGGACGCCGCCGAGTTCGGCATCACGGGGTCGGAGTCGCCCGCCGAGCTCGAGGAGAACGCCGCGCTGCGCGCCGAGGTGGAGCGGGTGCGGATGGGCGCCGCGGCGCTCCTGGGCATCGCGGATGCCGCGGGGCAGACCGTGCCGAAGATGTTCCTCCTCTCGGCCCCGGCCGCGGGGGGCGCCATCCGCACGCGGGCCTTCATCCCCCACCGGGTGCACACCTCGATCGGGGTGCTCATGGCCGCGTCGGTGGCCGCCGGCATCCGCGTTCCCGGTGCGGTGGGGCACTCCCTGGCCGCGCTCGGCCCGGGGGACGAGACGCTCATCGAGCATCCCGGCGGCACCTTCGCCGCGCGCGTGATCGTGACGCAGGACGAAGACGGTGTCTGGCGCGGGTCGTCCGCGTCGGAGCGCACCGCACGAAAGCTCTTCGACGGGCGCGTCTTCCCGCGCCCGCGGAGGTGA
- the ribA gene encoding GTP cyclohydrolase II: protein MSLSTIDEALDALRAGRPVLVADDENRENEGDVILSAELATPEWVAWTVRWSSGFVCAPMPAEFADRLDLPPMVERNEDARGTAYTVSVDAADGVTTGISASDRAHTLNVLANPRSTPTSVIRPGHILPLRAVDGGVRERSGHTEAAVELMRLAGLSPVGAIAEVVAEDGSMMRLPGLIELGERDGVPVITIEQLIAYLEEHEPRAEAAGGVHRRRVSLRAESRVPTEHGVFRFLAYKDRTTGTDHLAVVAGDLEGAPLVRVHSECLTGEAFGSLKCECGPQLDAALEAISRDGGVVVYMRGHEGRGIGLINKLRAYGLQERGLDTVDANLALGLPADARDYAAAAGILADLGVERVRLLTNNPDKVSQLRELGLEIVEQVPLLVGVGPNNHQYLETKRDRMGHVIDEDDLAEAFAEMKTGSDQ from the coding sequence ATGAGCCTGTCCACGATCGACGAGGCCCTCGACGCGCTCCGCGCGGGTCGTCCCGTGCTCGTCGCCGACGACGAGAATCGCGAGAACGAGGGCGACGTCATCCTCTCCGCCGAGCTCGCCACCCCCGAGTGGGTGGCGTGGACGGTGCGGTGGTCGTCGGGATTCGTCTGCGCGCCGATGCCGGCGGAGTTCGCCGACCGGCTCGACCTCCCCCCGATGGTCGAACGCAACGAGGACGCACGCGGCACGGCCTACACCGTCAGCGTGGATGCCGCGGACGGCGTCACGACGGGCATCAGCGCCTCCGACCGTGCGCACACGCTCAACGTGCTCGCGAACCCCCGGTCCACGCCCACGAGCGTCATCCGCCCCGGCCACATCCTTCCCCTGCGCGCCGTCGACGGCGGGGTGCGGGAGCGCAGCGGCCACACCGAGGCCGCCGTCGAGCTCATGCGGCTGGCGGGCCTGTCCCCCGTCGGCGCCATCGCCGAGGTCGTCGCGGAGGACGGCAGCATGATGCGCCTGCCCGGGCTGATCGAGCTCGGCGAGCGCGACGGGGTTCCGGTCATCACGATCGAACAGCTGATCGCCTATCTCGAGGAGCACGAACCCCGCGCGGAGGCCGCGGGCGGCGTGCACCGGCGGCGGGTGAGCCTGCGGGCCGAGTCCCGCGTGCCCACCGAGCACGGCGTCTTCCGCTTCCTCGCCTACAAGGACCGCACCACCGGCACCGACCACCTCGCCGTGGTGGCGGGCGACCTGGAGGGCGCCCCCCTCGTCCGCGTGCACTCCGAGTGCCTCACGGGCGAGGCCTTCGGCTCGCTCAAGTGCGAGTGCGGACCGCAGCTGGATGCCGCGCTGGAGGCGATCTCGCGCGACGGAGGCGTCGTCGTCTATATGCGCGGGCACGAGGGCCGCGGCATCGGGCTCATCAACAAGCTGCGGGCCTACGGCCTGCAGGAGCGCGGCCTCGACACGGTGGACGCCAACCTGGCCCTCGGCCTGCCCGCCGACGCGCGTGACTACGCCGCCGCCGCCGGCATCCTCGCCGACCTCGGCGTCGAGCGCGTGCGCCTGCTCACCAACAACCCCGACAAGGTGTCGCAGCTGCGCGAGCTGGGGCTCGAGATCGTCGAGCAGGTTCCGCTGCTCGTCGGGGTGGGACCCAACAATCATCAATACCTGGAGACGAAGCGAGACCGCATGGGACACGTGATCGACGAAGACGACCTGGCCGAGGCGTTCGCCGAGATGAAGACGGGAAGCGACCAGTGA
- the ribH gene encoding 6,7-dimethyl-8-ribityllumazine synthase — translation MSGKGAPERAGTDAAGLRVVVVAGEWHDVITDGLIAGATRALDAAGAAHQVVRVPGSFELPVVCKAALEAGADAVVALGVIIRGGTPHFEYVSSAATDGLTRVAIDTGKPVGFGVLTLDDEQQGIDRAGLPGSKEDKGAEAADAAIRTALALRALRG, via the coding sequence GTGAGCGGCAAGGGGGCCCCCGAGCGCGCGGGCACGGATGCCGCGGGCCTGAGGGTCGTCGTCGTCGCCGGCGAATGGCACGACGTCATCACCGACGGTCTCATCGCGGGCGCGACGCGGGCGCTCGACGCCGCCGGGGCGGCCCACCAGGTGGTGCGCGTGCCGGGGTCCTTCGAACTGCCCGTCGTCTGCAAGGCCGCGCTCGAGGCCGGCGCCGACGCCGTCGTAGCGCTCGGTGTCATCATCCGGGGCGGCACGCCGCACTTCGAGTACGTCTCGTCCGCCGCCACGGACGGCCTCACCCGCGTGGCGATCGACACCGGCAAGCCCGTGGGCTTCGGGGTGCTGACCCTCGACGACGAGCAGCAGGGCATCGATCGGGCGGGCCTGCCCGGCTCGAAGGAGGACAAGGGCGCCGAGGCCGCGGATGCCGCGATCCGCACCGCCCTCGCGCTGCGCGCCCTGCGGGGCTGA
- a CDS encoding MFS transporter yields the protein MTASATSAPAPAPAPANPRSRVITASLVGTTIEFYDFYVYATAAVLVFPILFFPTGNDTTALLSSFAVFGAAMVARPVGAVIFGHFGDRFGRKATLVASLLTMGIATFLIGCLPTFDDIGWWAALLLLVLRLAQGFALGGEWSGAALVATENAPRGKRAWYGTFPQLGAPIGFIIANSVFLAIYFALPHPDGGAQRSEEFLAWGWRVPFLFSAVMVIVGLWVRLKLVESTTFTSASTAGTIRRFPLGEVVRRHWRQLILGTFIMLATYVLFYLMTSFTLSYGTKATTDAAQAAADAAGTAFDAATYVPGLGFGYTDFVIMQIVGVVFFGIFTTLSGPLADSLGRRRLLMWITGGIFVFGLLFNIFLMPQADPKFTGALVQAFLVLGFMLMGATFGPMGAVLPELFPTNVRYSGSAISYNVSSILGAALAPIVAVALWAAAGGSPWLVGVYLSVMAVLTFVALWLSPETKDIDYDSNIGTTAPQAS from the coding sequence ATGACCGCTTCAGCCACCTCCGCCCCCGCCCCGGCGCCCGCACCCGCCAACCCCCGCTCGCGCGTCATCACGGCGAGCCTCGTGGGCACGACGATCGAGTTCTACGACTTCTACGTCTACGCCACCGCGGCCGTGCTCGTCTTCCCGATCCTGTTCTTCCCGACCGGCAACGACACGACCGCGCTGCTCTCATCGTTCGCGGTCTTCGGCGCGGCGATGGTCGCGCGCCCCGTCGGGGCGGTCATCTTCGGGCACTTCGGCGACCGATTCGGCCGCAAGGCCACGCTCGTGGCGTCACTGCTGACCATGGGGATCGCGACCTTCCTCATCGGCTGCCTGCCGACCTTCGACGACATCGGCTGGTGGGCGGCCCTGCTGCTGCTCGTGCTGCGCCTCGCACAGGGCTTCGCGCTCGGCGGCGAGTGGTCCGGTGCGGCCCTCGTGGCGACGGAGAACGCGCCGCGCGGCAAGCGCGCGTGGTACGGCACCTTCCCGCAGCTGGGCGCCCCCATCGGGTTCATCATCGCCAACTCCGTGTTCCTCGCGATCTACTTCGCCCTGCCCCACCCCGACGGCGGCGCCCAGCGCTCCGAGGAGTTCCTCGCGTGGGGCTGGCGCGTGCCGTTCCTCTTCTCGGCCGTCATGGTCATCGTCGGCCTCTGGGTGCGCCTGAAGCTCGTCGAGTCGACGACGTTCACCTCGGCGTCGACGGCGGGGACGATCCGCAGGTTCCCGCTCGGCGAGGTCGTGCGGCGGCACTGGCGCCAGCTCATCCTCGGCACGTTCATCATGCTCGCGACCTACGTGCTCTTCTACCTCATGACGAGCTTCACCCTCTCCTACGGCACGAAGGCGACCACCGACGCCGCTCAGGCGGCGGCGGATGCCGCGGGGACCGCGTTCGACGCCGCGACCTACGTACCCGGTCTCGGGTTCGGTTACACCGACTTCGTGATCATGCAGATCGTGGGCGTCGTGTTCTTCGGGATCTTCACGACGCTCTCCGGGCCTCTCGCCGATTCCCTGGGCCGCCGCCGCCTGCTGATGTGGATCACCGGGGGCATCTTCGTCTTCGGCCTGCTGTTCAACATCTTCCTGATGCCGCAGGCCGACCCCAAGTTCACCGGCGCTCTCGTGCAGGCCTTCCTCGTGCTCGGCTTCATGCTCATGGGCGCCACGTTCGGACCGATGGGGGCCGTGCTGCCCGAGCTGTTCCCGACGAACGTGCGCTACTCGGGATCGGCGATCTCCTACAACGTGTCCTCGATCCTCGGCGCCGCGCTCGCCCCCATCGTGGCGGTGGCCCTGTGGGCCGCGGCGGGCGGCAGCCCGTGGCTCGTCGGGGTGTACCTCTCGGTCATGGCCGTGCTGACCTTCGTCGCGCTCTGGCTCTCGCCCGAGACGAAGGACATCGACTACGACTCCAACATCGGGACGACCGCCCCCCAGGCGTCATGA
- a CDS encoding NAD(P)-dependent alcohol dehydrogenase: protein MKTLAAVARDAGAPLVIEELDLDELRPTEVRVRMVATGVCHTDAVVRDQIYPTPLPAVLGHEGAGIVEAVGGAVRSVAPGDHVVLSVNTCGRCRHCLEGASTYCESLYALNFGGTRIDGSTALTDAGGSAVSSHFFGQSSFATYANADERAVVKVPDDVPLELMGPLGCGIQTGAGAVMNSLRPAAGTTFAVFGAGAVGLSALLAAVAVGCGRIIAVDVNPDRLALALELGATDTVDAREGDVAARVKELTGDGVDFALETSGRSDVLRQAVDSLGVRGTVGVVGAQAPGTETAVETGLSMTRGWSLKMIIEGDSIPQVFIPRLIELWRQGRFPFDRLVENFDFHDINDAFSASENGEVVKPVVVFA, encoded by the coding sequence ATGAAGACGCTGGCAGCCGTCGCCCGCGACGCGGGCGCCCCCCTCGTCATCGAGGAGCTGGATCTCGACGAGCTGCGCCCCACGGAGGTGCGGGTGCGCATGGTCGCGACCGGCGTGTGCCACACCGACGCCGTCGTCCGCGACCAGATCTACCCGACGCCGCTGCCCGCCGTTCTCGGCCACGAGGGAGCGGGGATCGTGGAGGCCGTCGGCGGCGCGGTGAGGTCGGTGGCCCCCGGCGATCACGTCGTCCTCTCCGTGAACACGTGCGGCCGGTGCCGGCACTGCCTCGAGGGAGCGAGCACCTACTGCGAGTCGCTCTACGCCCTGAACTTCGGCGGGACCCGCATCGACGGCTCCACGGCGCTCACGGATGCCGGGGGTTCGGCGGTCTCGTCGCACTTCTTCGGGCAATCCTCTTTCGCGACATACGCGAACGCGGACGAGCGCGCCGTGGTGAAGGTGCCCGACGATGTGCCGCTCGAGCTCATGGGGCCGCTCGGCTGCGGCATCCAGACCGGAGCCGGAGCGGTGATGAACTCGCTGCGCCCGGCGGCGGGCACGACCTTCGCCGTGTTCGGGGCGGGTGCCGTGGGTCTGTCGGCCCTGCTCGCCGCCGTGGCGGTCGGGTGCGGACGGATCATCGCGGTGGACGTCAACCCCGACCGTCTCGCGCTCGCGCTCGAGCTCGGGGCGACCGACACGGTCGATGCGCGTGAGGGCGACGTCGCGGCGCGGGTGAAGGAGCTGACCGGCGACGGAGTGGACTTCGCGCTCGAGACCTCGGGGCGCAGCGATGTGCTGCGCCAGGCGGTGGACTCTCTCGGCGTCCGCGGAACGGTCGGCGTCGTCGGCGCTCAGGCGCCCGGCACCGAGACGGCCGTCGAGACCGGCCTGTCCATGACCCGGGGCTGGTCGCTGAAGATGATCATCGAGGGCGATTCGATCCCGCAGGTCTTCATCCCTCGACTGATCGAGCTGTGGCGGCAGGGTCGCTTCCCCTTCGACCGCCTCGTGGAGAACTTCGACTTCCACGACATCAACGACGCCTTCTCCGCCTCGGAGAACGGCGAGGTCGTCAAGCCGGTGGTGGTCTTCGCCTGA
- a CDS encoding Fe-S protein, whose amino-acid sequence MEILRHLVVLVHLTGFALLFGAWAAQAWGGRRQITRLQHVGFTVAAVAGLALAAPWGISYELDYAKIATKLVILLVIGALLGIGQARQRRSGAAPSAMFWGIGILTFANAAIAVLWR is encoded by the coding sequence ATGGAGATTCTGCGCCACCTCGTCGTCCTGGTCCACCTCACCGGATTCGCGCTCCTCTTCGGCGCGTGGGCCGCCCAGGCATGGGGCGGCCGCCGGCAGATAACGCGACTCCAGCACGTCGGCTTCACCGTCGCCGCGGTCGCCGGGCTCGCGCTGGCCGCGCCGTGGGGGATCTCGTACGAGCTCGACTACGCCAAGATCGCCACGAAGCTCGTCATCCTGCTCGTCATCGGCGCGCTGCTCGGCATCGGGCAGGCGCGCCAGCGCCGCTCCGGCGCGGCGCCCTCGGCGATGTTCTGGGGCATCGGCATCCTGACGTTCGCCAACGCGGCGATCGCCGTGCTCTGGCGCTGA
- a CDS encoding VOC family protein: MAEYENFDIAHMGGVELFTPKFEESLHFFRDLCAMREVARIGDSAYLRCWDEYQLYTLKLTASDTNGVGRTLFRASSQEALERRVAAIEAAGLGHGWRDPEVGVGRSYEFEDPDGHTMAVYYDTELYRADDEDRPALKNQASAFPGRGVNARRMDHINYLASDVNAAGEFWRDVMKARESERVRLDDGRYGAWWFRFNQKSYDVVYSDDWSKQRGRFHHFALAPDTREDILKAADIFLENKVYIEYGPYKHAINQTFFLYVWEPGGNRIEFANAGARLILDPDWPVVEWTQAERAKGQAWGMKTIPTFHTHGTPYVENQEEIDRKALEGR, translated from the coding sequence ATGGCCGAATACGAGAACTTCGACATCGCCCACATGGGCGGCGTCGAGTTGTTCACCCCGAAGTTCGAGGAGAGCCTGCACTTCTTCCGCGACCTGTGCGCGATGCGCGAGGTCGCGCGGATCGGAGACTCCGCGTATCTGCGCTGCTGGGACGAGTACCAGCTCTATACGCTCAAGCTCACGGCGTCCGACACGAACGGCGTCGGACGCACCCTCTTCCGGGCGTCGAGCCAGGAGGCCCTCGAGCGTCGCGTCGCCGCGATCGAGGCCGCGGGTCTCGGGCACGGCTGGCGCGACCCTGAGGTCGGCGTCGGCCGCTCCTACGAGTTCGAGGACCCGGACGGCCACACGATGGCGGTGTACTACGACACCGAGCTCTACCGCGCGGACGACGAGGACCGCCCGGCGCTGAAGAACCAGGCCTCGGCGTTCCCCGGACGCGGCGTCAACGCGCGTCGCATGGACCACATCAACTACCTCGCCAGCGACGTCAACGCGGCGGGAGAGTTCTGGCGCGATGTCATGAAGGCGCGTGAGTCGGAGCGGGTTCGCCTCGACGACGGCCGCTACGGCGCGTGGTGGTTCCGCTTCAACCAGAAGTCCTACGACGTGGTCTACTCCGACGACTGGTCGAAGCAGCGCGGGCGCTTCCACCACTTCGCCCTCGCCCCCGACACGCGCGAGGACATCCTCAAGGCGGCCGACATCTTCCTCGAGAACAAGGTCTACATCGAGTACGGCCCCTACAAGCACGCGATCAACCAGACGTTCTTCCTCTACGTGTGGGAGCCCGGTGGCAACCGGATCGAGTTCGCCAACGCGGGCGCCCGCCTCATCCTCGATCCCGACTGGCCGGTCGTGGAGTGGACGCAGGCCGAGCGCGCCAAGGGTCAGGCCTGGGGCATGAAGACGATCCCCACGTTCCACACGCACGGCACTCCGTACGTGGAGAATCAGGAGGAGATCGACCGCAAAGCCCTCGAGGGCCGCTGA
- a CDS encoding ABC transporter permease: protein MDHAGHDPRTGPAPGGVRPQPSLDELRSEALAAGRRPRRFGSWYVTEHMVRAMRAYGWTIIVGALGQPILYLLGLAVGLAALIDAPIVDGGRDVSYLVFVAPALLMTATISVASEEFTYPVMAGFKWRRYFFGFSASALSSGQIATGVVFGAMARMIVTAVAYYAFLWLFGAVPDPATGWIGIGIALLAGAAFGLPLMAYAGSIEDDRGQFALVQRFVFMPMFLFSGTFYPLDTLPVWLQWIGWISPLWHASELGRLVTYGSPQSAEQTMVHVVYLALLAAGGYVAARRVFTRRLAK from the coding sequence ATCGACCACGCCGGTCACGATCCCCGGACCGGCCCCGCGCCGGGGGGTGTGCGTCCGCAGCCCTCCCTCGACGAGCTGCGGTCCGAGGCCCTCGCCGCGGGTCGCCGGCCGCGGCGGTTCGGCTCCTGGTACGTCACGGAGCACATGGTGCGGGCGATGCGCGCCTACGGGTGGACGATCATCGTCGGGGCGCTCGGGCAGCCGATCCTCTACCTCTTGGGGCTCGCCGTGGGGCTCGCCGCACTGATCGACGCGCCGATCGTCGACGGCGGGAGGGATGTGTCGTACCTCGTCTTCGTCGCGCCGGCGCTGCTGATGACGGCCACCATCTCGGTCGCGAGCGAGGAGTTCACCTATCCCGTCATGGCGGGCTTCAAGTGGCGCCGGTACTTCTTCGGGTTCAGCGCCTCGGCGCTCTCCAGCGGACAGATCGCCACCGGCGTGGTGTTCGGTGCGATGGCGCGGATGATCGTGACCGCCGTGGCGTACTACGCGTTCCTGTGGCTCTTCGGCGCGGTGCCAGACCCCGCGACGGGCTGGATCGGCATCGGTATCGCGCTCCTGGCGGGCGCCGCGTTCGGGTTGCCGCTCATGGCCTACGCCGGCTCGATCGAGGACGACAGGGGACAGTTCGCGCTCGTGCAGCGGTTCGTGTTCATGCCCATGTTCCTCTTCTCGGGCACGTTCTATCCGCTCGACACCCTCCCCGTCTGGCTGCAGTGGATCGGGTGGATCTCACCGCTGTGGCACGCCTCCGAGCTCGGCCGGCTCGTGACCTACGGCTCCCCGCAGAGCGCCGAGCAGACTATGGTCCACGTCGTCTACCTGGCGCTGCTGGCGGCGGGCGGCTACGTCGCCGCGCGGCGCGTCTTCACGCGGAGGCTCGCGAAATGA
- a CDS encoding riboflavin synthase, producing MFTGIIEEIGEVTRLEPSGDGVRLTLRAPLAVADARHGDSIAVSGVCLTVVAQDAQTFTADVMQQTLDMSTLGALTAGAPVNIERAMPVGARLGGHVVQGHIDGTGVVADVRPGDRWQVVRVAMPPHLAPLVVDKGSIAVDGVSLTVSAVSDAAETAPWFEVSLIPETLEATTLGGRSPGDPVNLETDILARHVQRMLAFAGDATEGGSR from the coding sequence ATGTTCACCGGAATCATCGAGGAGATCGGCGAGGTGACCCGCCTGGAGCCGTCGGGGGACGGCGTGCGGCTCACGCTGCGGGCCCCTCTCGCGGTGGCGGACGCGCGGCACGGCGACTCGATCGCGGTCAGCGGCGTCTGCCTCACCGTCGTCGCCCAGGATGCGCAGACGTTCACAGCGGACGTGATGCAGCAGACGCTCGACATGTCGACGCTCGGCGCCCTGACGGCGGGCGCACCGGTGAACATCGAGCGGGCGATGCCCGTGGGCGCGCGGCTGGGCGGGCACGTCGTGCAGGGGCACATCGACGGCACCGGCGTCGTCGCCGACGTGCGGCCGGGCGACCGCTGGCAGGTGGTCCGGGTCGCGATGCCCCCGCACCTGGCGCCGCTCGTCGTCGACAAGGGCTCCATCGCGGTCGACGGAGTGTCCCTCACCGTCAGCGCCGTGAGCGACGCCGCCGAGACCGCGCCGTGGTTCGAGGTGTCCCTCATCCCCGAGACGCTCGAGGCCACGACCCTCGGCGGGCGCTCGCCGGGCGATCCGGTCAACCTGGAGACCGACATCCTCGCGCGTCACGTCCAGCGGATGCTCGCCTTCGCCGGCGACGCCACGGAAGGAGGCTCGAGATGA
- a CDS encoding ABC transporter permease, giving the protein MSATTAVPAAARRGGVRALWAGNPGAVVQRGLIAARSSSWIVVLSGFFEPVFYLASMGIGLGALIGDVETSSGVVVSYAAFIAPALLAVSAMNGAVYDSTWNVFFKLNYGRLYEGMLATSLGPFDVALGEILYALLRGLVYASGFLVIMQFAGLNLSWTALLALPAVMLIAFGFASLGMAVTSYMKAFQHMDWIQFVMLPMFLFSATFYPITVYPEWVQAIVQALPLWHGVELVRGLTTGALHPGMLWHVLYYALMIALGLLMTTRRLRALFLD; this is encoded by the coding sequence ATGAGCGCGACGACGGCGGTTCCCGCCGCAGCGCGACGCGGCGGGGTGCGCGCGCTCTGGGCGGGCAACCCGGGTGCCGTCGTGCAGCGGGGACTCATCGCGGCGCGCTCCTCGAGCTGGATCGTCGTGCTCTCCGGGTTCTTCGAGCCCGTGTTCTACCTCGCCTCGATGGGCATCGGGCTCGGCGCCCTCATCGGCGACGTCGAGACCTCCAGCGGGGTCGTGGTCTCGTACGCGGCGTTCATCGCGCCCGCGCTGCTGGCGGTGTCGGCGATGAACGGCGCCGTCTACGACTCCACCTGGAACGTCTTCTTCAAGCTCAACTACGGACGGCTCTACGAGGGGATGCTCGCGACGTCGCTCGGGCCGTTCGATGTCGCGCTGGGCGAGATCCTCTACGCGCTGCTGCGCGGGCTCGTCTATGCGAGCGGGTTCCTCGTGATCATGCAGTTCGCGGGCCTCAATCTGTCGTGGACGGCCCTGCTGGCACTGCCGGCCGTCATGCTGATCGCCTTCGGCTTCGCGAGTCTCGGCATGGCAGTCACGAGCTACATGAAGGCGTTCCAGCACATGGACTGGATCCAGTTCGTGATGCTGCCGATGTTCCTGTTCTCGGCGACGTTCTACCCGATCACGGTCTACCCGGAGTGGGTGCAGGCGATCGTGCAGGCGCTGCCGCTCTGGCACGGTGTCGAGCTCGTGCGTGGTCTCACGACGGGCGCGCTGCACCCCGGGATGCTGTGGCACGTCCTCTACTACGCCCTGATGATCGCGCTGGGCCTGCTCATGACCACGCGCCGGCTGCGCGCGCTGTTCCTGGACTGA
- a CDS encoding ABC transporter ATP-binding protein has protein sequence MPEAVISAVDLRKSYRVKGKPDLVAVDGLSFEVAPGESFGLLGPNGAGKSTTMKMVGAVSTRSSGQLQILGLDPDRHGPDIRSRLGVVPQQDNLDAELNARENLFIYGRYFGLPARVCHRKADELLAFAQLEEKARSKVDQLSGGMKRRLTIARALVNDPRILLLDEPTTGLDPQARHVLWDRLFRLKEQGTTLVLTTHYMDEAEQLCDRLIVVDEGRIMAEGSPSELIRRHSTREVLEVRFGSERNQQVAPRLEGAGERVEVLPDRILVYTHDGERALERITAEGLTPVTSLVRRSSLEDVFLRLTGRSLIE, from the coding sequence GTGCCAGAAGCCGTCATCTCCGCCGTCGATCTGCGCAAGTCGTACCGCGTGAAGGGCAAGCCCGATCTCGTCGCCGTCGACGGGCTCTCCTTCGAGGTCGCGCCGGGGGAATCGTTCGGCCTGCTGGGGCCGAACGGGGCGGGCAAGTCGACGACCATGAAGATGGTGGGCGCGGTCTCGACGCGATCGAGCGGGCAGCTGCAGATCCTCGGCCTCGACCCCGACCGCCACGGCCCCGACATCCGTTCGCGGCTGGGGGTCGTGCCCCAGCAGGACAATCTGGACGCCGAGCTCAACGCCCGCGAGAACCTCTTCATCTACGGTCGCTACTTCGGTCTGCCCGCGCGGGTGTGCCATCGGAAGGCCGACGAGCTGCTGGCGTTCGCCCAGCTGGAGGAGAAGGCGCGCAGCAAGGTCGACCAGCTCTCCGGCGGCATGAAGCGCCGGCTGACGATAGCCCGCGCTCTGGTGAACGACCCGCGCATCCTGCTGCTGGACGAGCCGACCACCGGCCTCGACCCCCAGGCGCGCCACGTGCTGTGGGACCGCCTGTTCCGCCTGAAGGAGCAGGGCACGACTCTCGTGCTGACGACCCACTACATGGACGAGGCCGAGCAGCTCTGCGACCGCCTCATCGTCGTGGACGAGGGCAGGATCATGGCGGAGGGCAGCCCGAGCGAGCTGATCCGCCGGCACTCCACGCGCGAGGTGCTCGAGGTGAGGTTCGGGTCGGAACGCAACCAGCAGGTCGCACCGAGGCTCGAGGGGGCGGGGGAGCGGGTGGAGGTCCTCCCCGACCGCATCCTCGTCTACACCCACGACGGCGAACGGGCCCTCGAGCGCATCACGGCAGAGGGCCTGACGCCGGTGACCTCGCTCGTGCGGCGCTCGAGCCTGGAAGACGTCTTCCTCCGGCTCACGGGAAGGTCGCTGATCGAGTGA